The following are encoded together in the Lathyrus oleraceus cultivar Zhongwan6 chromosome 3, CAAS_Psat_ZW6_1.0, whole genome shotgun sequence genome:
- the LOC127131078 gene encoding adenylate isopentenyltransferase 5, chloroplastic-like, translated as MAFSFSTMAEKKKVLFIMGATGTGKSKLSINLGIQLPSEIINSDKIQVYKGLDIVTNKIPESEQCSIPHHMLGIINDPDYDFTVNEFCKKMVETLDVILENGHLPIIVGGSNSYLQVLVDDPIYAFGLKYKCCFIWVDVSLSVLFPYLDKRVNEMVEAGLIDEIRDFFIPGADCTMGIRRAIGVPELQRYFEIENAEGFDEAHKEKILKESITKMKENTCILAENQLLKINNMVNRFGWKVHKIDSTKVFEAVLKGEDYQHLHQDIVVKPSLEMVKRFLEETTHEI; from the coding sequence ATGGCTTTCAGTTTCTCAACAATGGCAGAGAAGAAAAAGGTTTTGTTCATAATGGGTGCAACTGGAACTGGAAAATCTAAACTTTCTATTAACCTAGGTATTCAACTTCCTTCTGAAATCATTAACTCAGACAAAATTCAAGTCTATAAGGGTCTTGACATTGTGACAAATAAGATACCAGAATCCGAGCAATGTTCGATTCCACATCACATGTTAGGCATCATAAATGATCCTGATTATGATTTCACTGTGAATGAATTCTGCAAGAAAATGGTTGAAACCCTAGATGTCATTCTTGAAAATGGACATCTACCTATTATTGTAGGTGGTTCAAATTCCTACCTACAAGTACTTGTTGATGACCCAATCTATGCATTTGGTTTAAAATATAAATGTTGTTTCATCTGGGTGGATGTATCTTTGTCTGTTTTGTTTCCTTATTTGGACAAAAGAGTTAATGAAATGGTTGAGGCAGGTCTTATTGATGAAATTAGAGACTTTTTTATCCCTGGAGCAGATTGCACAATGGGGATTAGAAGAGCAATTGGTGTTCCTGAGCTTCAACGTTATTTTGAGATAGAAAATGCTGAAGGTTTTGATGAGGCTCATAAAGAAAAAATACTTAAGGAATCTATTACAAAAATGAAAGAAAACACATGCATCTTGGCTGAAAATCAACTCCTAAAGATTAATAACATGGTTAATAGATTTGGGTGGAAGGTGCACAAAATTGATTCTACAAAGGTCTTTGAAGCTGTTTTGAAGGGAGAAGATTATCAACATTTGCATCAAGATATTGTGGTTAAGCCAAGCCTTGAGATGGTTAAGAGATTTTTGGAGGAGACAACTCATGAAATATAA